TCCTGGAAGAGTCCGCCCGAGATTTCCAGAACGGTTTCCCTTTCGGCAAAGAGGGCCAGGGGAAGCAGGGTCATTACCAGCAGGGTGGTCGAGCCGGCAGTGCCGATTTCCCACAGATATGGGCCGCCCTTTACCCTTTTCCCTGGCTTGTAGACAATTTCTCTGGAGTTCACTTCTGCCCCTTCCACATGGGCATCACACATCCGGGCACAGGCCGTTACAGAGGCAAGATGCTGAGGACGGAGGCCAGGCTTATCCCTCTTTGCCCTGATATTGGTTAGGTGGAGATCCTCGCCAAGCAGAGAGGAGAGGGCTACCGCATAGCGCACGATAGTTCCGCTTCCCGACTTCGCTGACCCATCAATATAAATCATACTTCTATCTTTACTATTTGAGATTGCGGAAAAAATATGCTCCCGGTGGGAATTAAGATTTTTTCAGGAATAATCCTGCTGCAGGCAAGCTTTGTATTGCGAAAATGGCTGCAAATTCAGCTAACCACAAACACTATGTTGGACGTTTTGTCTTTTGTATTGGTCTCCCGTCAGTCTTTGTGATCGGGGCACAGAGATTCCCAGAAGCCTTCATACTTCATTGTCTTCTCGTGTTGTGACCGCCAGTGAGTATCAATCAATTCCGTCTCATCCATTTCCCTGGAAGATGTGCCCATCCAGTGGGCACTACCTTGGTCTCTGGACGGGACTCTTGACCTGACAACAAAGGGGGTTAGAAGCTAAGGGTAAACTGATTTATGTAGCCTGTATAAACTAAGACGCTATGCGCGAGCACGTCTCTCCCCACAAGGCAATGGATTTGTTGACCTTTGAGGGGTGCCTCTATTGCAATTGCTTCAACAATGACATTATTGGGGAAGATGAAGCGGACACTATACTGATAGCAGGGAATGCTC
The DNA window shown above is from Syntrophales bacterium and carries:
- a CDS encoding aspartyl protease family protein, whose protein sequence is MAGKGMIDTGATGSVIQPTLVQQLGLQPISVVNISTPSSESIPCYQYSVRFIFPNNVIVEAIAIEAPLKGQQIHCLVGRDVLAHSVLVYTGYINQFTLSF